The window CATCCGTGAACTGGCCCAGGCCGGGAAAAACCAGCTGACCGCCCCGCTGAAGGTCGGTGCGATCTACACCGTCGGCCCGTACCTGTTCCCGCACCTGATCCCGCAACTGCATCGGGTCGCCCCGCAGATGCCGTTGTACATCGAGGAAAACTTCACCCATGTACTGCGCGACAAGCTGCGCAACGGCGAACTGGACGCGGTGATCATCGCCCTGCCGTTCAACGAGGCCGACGTGCTGACCCTGCCGCTGTACGACGAACCGTTCTACGTGCTGATGCCGGCCTCGCACCCCTGGACCCGCAAGGAGACCATCGACAGCGCCTTGCTCAACGACAAGAGCCTGCTGCTGCTCGGCGAAGGCCACTGCTTCCGCGACCAGGTCCTGGAAGCCTGCCCGACCCTGGCCAAGGGCACCGAGGCGGCCAAGCACACCACGGTCGAGTCCAGCTCGCTGGAAACCATCCGTCACATGGTCGCCTCCGGTCTCGGCGTCTCGGTACTGCCGCTGTCGGCGGTGGACAGCCACCACTACGCGCCCGGCGTCATCGAGGTGCGTCCGCTGACCCCACCGACCCCGTTCCGTACCGTGGCCATCGCCTGGCGCGCCAGCTTCCCGCGGCCCAAGGCGATCGAGATCCTCGCCGATTCGATCCGCCTGTGCTCGGTGGCCAAGCCGCCCGTTGCGAGCTGAATGCCGTGACCGAGCTGTCGCAGGTGTCCGTCACGGCACTCAAGGGTGTCGGCGAAGCCATGGCCGAGAAACTGGCCAGGGTCGGCCTGGAGACCATCCAGGACGTGCTATTCCACCTGCCCCTGCGCTACCAGGACCGTACCCGCGTCGTTCCCATCGGCGCCCTGCGCCCTGGCCAGGACGCGGTGATCGAAGGTGTGGTCAGCGGTGCCGACGTGGTCATGGGCAAGCGCCGCAGCCTCCTGGTGCGCCTCAACGACGGCACTGGCAGCCTGAGCCTGCGCTTCTACCACTTCAGCAATGCGCAGAAGGAAGGCCTCAAGCGCGGCACCCATGTGCGCTGCTACGGCGAGGCCCGCCCCGGCGCCTCGGGGCTGGAAATCTATCACCCGGAATACCGTGCACTGACCGGCGATGAACCGCCGCCGGTGGACCAGACCCTGACGCCGATCTATCCGCTGACCGAAGGCCTGACCCAACAGCGCCTGCGCCTGCTGAGCCAGCAGAGCCTGGCAATGCTCGGCCCGCGCAGCCTGCCGGACTGGCTGCCGCGCGAACTGGCCAGCGACTATCAACTGGCACCGCTGGACGATGCAATCCGCTACCTGCACCAGCCGCCGGCCGATGCCGACGTCGAGGAGTTGGCCCTCGGTCATCACTGGGCCCAGCATCGCCTGGCCTTTGAAGAGCTGCTCACCCACCAGCTGTCCCAGCAGCGCCTGCGCGAAAGCCTGAGGGCCCTGCGCGCCCCGGCGCTGCCGAAAGCGCGCAAGTTGCCCGCACAGTTTCTCGCCAACCTTGGCTTCCCGCCGACCGGCGCCCAGCAACGGGTCGGCAACGAGGTCGCCTACGACCTCAGCCAGCCCGAGCCGATGCTGCGGCTGATCCAGGGCGACGTTGGCGCGGGCAAGACCGTGGTCGCCGCCCTCGCCGCCCTGCAGGCGCTGGAAGCCGGCTACCAGGTCGCGCTGATGGCACCGACCGAGATCCTCGCCGAACAGCACTATCTCAATTTCCAGCGCTGGCTGGCACCGCTGGGCATCGAAACCGCCTGGCTGGCCGGCAAGCTCAAGGGCAAGGCACGGGCCAGCGCCCTGGAGCAGATCGCCAGCGGCACGCCGATGGTGGTCGGCACCCACGCACTGTTCCAGGACGAAGTGCAGTTCAAGAACCTGGCCTTGGTGATCATCGACGAACAGCACCGCTTCGGCGTCCAGCAACGCCTGGCCCTGCGCCAGAAAGGCGTGGGCGGACAGATGTGCCCGCACCAGTTGATCATGACCGCCACGCCGATCCCGCGGACCCTGGCGATGAGCGCCTACGCCGACCTCGATACTTCGATCCTCGATGAGCTGCCACCCGGCCGGACCCCGGTGAACACCGTGCTGGTCGCCGACAGCCGGCGCTTCGAGGTGGTCGAACGGGTCCGCGCCGCCTGCGCCGAGGGGCGCCAGGCCTACTGGGTGTGCACACTGATCGAAGAGTCCGAGGAGCTGACCTGCCAGGCTGCCGAAACCACTTTCGAAGAACTGACCGCCGCTCTCGGCGAGCTGCGGGTCGGGCTGATCCATGGGCGCATGAAAGCCGCAGAGAAAGCCGCGGTCATGGCCGAGTTCAAGCTCGGCAACCTGCAACTGCTGGTCGCCACCACCGTGATCGAGGTCGGCGTCGACGTGCCCAACGCCAGCCTGATGATCATCGAGAACCCCGAGCGCCTGGGCCTGGCGCAACTGCACCAGTTGCGCGGCCGGGTCGGTCGGGGCAGCGCCGTCAGCCACTGCGTGATGCTCTACCATCCGCCGCTGTCGCAGATCGGCCGCCAGCGCCTGGGCATCATGCGCGAGACCAACGACGGCTTCATCATCGCCGAAAAGGACCTGGAACTGCGCGGCCCCGGGGAAATGCTCGGTACCCGCCAGACGGGCCTGCTGCAGTTCAAGGTGGCCGACCTGATGCGCGACGCCGACCTGCTCCCCGCCGTACGTGATGCGGCCCAGGCCCTGCTGGCTCGCTGGCCGCAGCACGTCAGCCCATTGCTGGAGCGCTGGCTGCGCCACGGCCAACAATACGGCCAAGTGTGATAGACCTCACATTTTGTGGACCAACCAGTCGGACAAGCTGGTTATACTGCGGAGATTGTAGGAAGCCGGATACAGACCATGACTGAAGTTGCCCTCATCGATGCAACCCCGCACACCCCGTCTGTGGTTCGAATGCTGCTCGACAAGCTCGCCATCAACTATCGCGAAGTCACGGACTCGCCGAGCCTGCCGGCTGCGCGCAAGGTTCAGGCCGTGCTGCTCGATGACGCAGTCGGTGCGCTCATGGTCCTGTTTGCCCAGAACCAGCTGCTCGACCTCAACCGCCTGGCCGAACTCACCGGTCGACGCCTGACGGCCGTCTCGACCGAACGCCTGGAGCGCATGCTCGGCAAACACAGCCTGCACCTGCTGCCAGGCCTGCCGGCACTGACCAGCTCTCCCTGCCTCTACGAAGAACAGCTGCTGCGCGAACCGAGCCTGCTGATCAACTCCGGTGAAACCGGCCTGCTGCTGGAAATCGCCACCGAAGACTTCAAGAGCATGCTGACCAAGGCCAGCGCCGCCAGCTTCGGCGAGGCCGTGGGCAACATCCGGCCCAACCTCGACCGGCCGGACGACGACCGCAAGGAAATCACCCAGGCCGTCCAGGTATTTACCGCCCGACGCATCCAGCAGCGCCTGGAAGCGACCATCGAGATTCCACCGCTGGCGGAAACCGCGCAAAAGATCATCAAGCTGCGCGTCGATCCCGATGCAACCATCGACGACATCACTGGCGTGGTCGAGACCGACCCGGCCCTGGCCGCGCAAGTGGTGAGCTGGGCGGCGTCGCCGTACTACGCCTCGCCGGGCAAGATCCGTTCGGTGGAAGACGCGATCGTGCGGGTGCTGGGTTTCGACCTGGTGATCAACCTGGCGCTCGGCCTGGCCCT of the Pseudomonas vanderleydeniana genome contains:
- a CDS encoding hydrogen peroxide-inducible genes activator codes for the protein MTLTELRYIVTLAQEQHFGHAAERCHVSQPTLSVGVKKLEDELGVLIFERSKSAVRLTPVGESIVAQAQKVLEQAQGIRELAQAGKNQLTAPLKVGAIYTVGPYLFPHLIPQLHRVAPQMPLYIEENFTHVLRDKLRNGELDAVIIALPFNEADVLTLPLYDEPFYVLMPASHPWTRKETIDSALLNDKSLLLLGEGHCFRDQVLEACPTLAKGTEAAKHTTVESSSLETIRHMVASGLGVSVLPLSAVDSHHYAPGVIEVRPLTPPTPFRTVAIAWRASFPRPKAIEILADSIRLCSVAKPPVAS
- the recG gene encoding ATP-dependent DNA helicase RecG, whose protein sequence is MTELSQVSVTALKGVGEAMAEKLARVGLETIQDVLFHLPLRYQDRTRVVPIGALRPGQDAVIEGVVSGADVVMGKRRSLLVRLNDGTGSLSLRFYHFSNAQKEGLKRGTHVRCYGEARPGASGLEIYHPEYRALTGDEPPPVDQTLTPIYPLTEGLTQQRLRLLSQQSLAMLGPRSLPDWLPRELASDYQLAPLDDAIRYLHQPPADADVEELALGHHWAQHRLAFEELLTHQLSQQRLRESLRALRAPALPKARKLPAQFLANLGFPPTGAQQRVGNEVAYDLSQPEPMLRLIQGDVGAGKTVVAALAALQALEAGYQVALMAPTEILAEQHYLNFQRWLAPLGIETAWLAGKLKGKARASALEQIASGTPMVVGTHALFQDEVQFKNLALVIIDEQHRFGVQQRLALRQKGVGGQMCPHQLIMTATPIPRTLAMSAYADLDTSILDELPPGRTPVNTVLVADSRRFEVVERVRAACAEGRQAYWVCTLIEESEELTCQAAETTFEELTAALGELRVGLIHGRMKAAEKAAVMAEFKLGNLQLLVATTVIEVGVDVPNASLMIIENPERLGLAQLHQLRGRVGRGSAVSHCVMLYHPPLSQIGRQRLGIMRETNDGFIIAEKDLELRGPGEMLGTRQTGLLQFKVADLMRDADLLPAVRDAAQALLARWPQHVSPLLERWLRHGQQYGQV
- a CDS encoding aminoacyl-tRNA deacylase and HDOD domain-containing protein gives rise to the protein MTEVALIDATPHTPSVVRMLLDKLAINYREVTDSPSLPAARKVQAVLLDDAVGALMVLFAQNQLLDLNRLAELTGRRLTAVSTERLERMLGKHSLHLLPGLPALTSSPCLYEEQLLREPSLLINSGETGLLLEIATEDFKSMLTKASAASFGEAVGNIRPNLDRPDDDRKEITQAVQVFTARRIQQRLEATIEIPPLAETAQKIIKLRVDPDATIDDITGVVETDPALAAQVVSWAASPYYASPGKIRSVEDAIVRVLGFDLVINLALGLALGKTLSLPKDQPQHSTPYWQQSIYTAAVIEGLTRAMPRAQRPEAGLTYLAGLLHNFGYLLLAHVFPPHFSLICRHLEVNPHLCHSYVEQHLLGISREQIGAWLMRYWDMPDELATALRFQHDPHYDGAYAEYPNLVCLAVRLLRSRNIGSGPDEEIPDALLDRLGLSRDKAEDVVNKVLEAEVLLRELASQFSQH